A portion of the Treponema rectale genome contains these proteins:
- a CDS encoding CRISPR-associated protein Cas2, translating into MFVSVIVEPGGMDSAKALVNILTMYGFKKIQRSCWECMSITEDTVSALKKDVDRVTDYYDKIRMYQFPVNGLFVITELKQKKWKKAQFKAPDRSSIPSDRNSKY; encoded by the coding sequence ATGTTTGTTTCTGTAATAGTTGAACCTGGCGGAATGGACAGTGCAAAGGCTCTCGTAAATATTCTCACAATGTATGGATTTAAGAAAATTCAGCGCTCCTGCTGGGAATGTATGAGTATTACGGAAGATACAGTTTCTGCCTTGAAAAAAGACGTGGACCGCGTAACGGATTATTATGACAAAATCAGAATGTATCAGTTTCCTGTTAACGGACTTTTTGTAATTACTGAATTAAAGCAGAAAAAGTGGAAAAAAGCTCAGTTCAAAGCTCCTGACAGAAGCAGTATTCCTTCTGACCGTAATTCAAAATATTGA
- a CDS encoding tetratricopeptide repeat protein encodes MVLLKRIKKPVTVLLFLVLSSACFAKDALSLFKDGYSRQQEDDYYGAIENYREAIQLNPQYGEAWYNLSLCTYYLGEYDLALEYIDEALKYAKNYADMKNLKGQILISSGNIDGSRKLFSEILKEYPNNVDARFGLAELDLFDGSLSTAEKRYLDALKRDGTNRKALLSLALVSAEMGKADAAERYINMALEYHSGESGVHYLASYLACKRGDFTEAEKRARSAVQIDGNFDKAYELLSGILYTQGRYKEVVDLCDFRIGRSRNLSKAWYLKAKALTKLNKIDEAISSYNTGLSINPQDEIMRLALEHLVDKKLNLEDSRRVQWEKFHLDKAEDYKRNFDGQSERYEYQKALAINPLDQDARQRFADMLEKEGLYELYLHQLKFIKENFYDRLEADKKKQTSESSPVREKSAQEIKNDDTIASLENLMEDNLSARWNVDPFYFDKTRWKLGIYYEKTTVQLLHPDSEEILALSVKNIFNGVAGTSVEVKSDPVSGYGEAYRAARTAGMDYFVIIRTDETERSFTLAADVYSGRTGTKTADFHIYRTGNDRVAKAVRRLRSAVLDILPVRGKVLQIVNGTILVDLGKSDGVVKGCQFDVVRRGQVTTKDTGPGVVYNDSAVVGSFVAEKVDEEICEGKYTKKGFYDTLNQDDEVILVKVPDSDSAKKTDAANETRPGADKDGVPSTQQAKTLERESLKESLKTPLKETTLINLIEQVH; translated from the coding sequence ATGGTTTTACTGAAGCGTATAAAGAAACCGGTAACTGTACTTTTATTTTTAGTTTTATCTTCTGCTTGTTTTGCAAAAGATGCGCTTTCTCTTTTTAAGGACGGATATTCCAGACAGCAGGAAGATGATTATTATGGAGCAATAGAAAATTACCGTGAGGCAATTCAGCTTAATCCTCAATATGGAGAAGCCTGGTATAATCTTTCTTTATGCACTTATTACCTTGGTGAATATGATCTTGCCCTGGAGTATATTGATGAAGCTTTAAAATATGCTAAGAACTATGCCGACATGAAAAATCTGAAGGGACAGATTCTTATCTCCAGTGGAAACATCGACGGTTCACGAAAACTTTTCTCTGAAATCCTTAAGGAATATCCTAATAATGTAGATGCCAGATTCGGACTTGCAGAACTTGATCTTTTTGACGGAAGTCTTTCAACTGCAGAAAAACGTTATCTTGATGCATTGAAGAGGGACGGGACCAACAGAAAGGCTTTACTGTCTCTTGCCCTTGTAAGTGCAGAAATGGGAAAGGCTGATGCTGCAGAGCGTTACATAAACATGGCTCTTGAATATCATTCAGGAGAATCAGGCGTACATTATCTGGCGTCTTATCTTGCCTGCAAGCGCGGTGATTTTACTGAAGCAGAAAAACGGGCCAGAAGTGCAGTTCAGATTGACGGGAATTTTGATAAGGCTTATGAATTGCTTTCTGGAATTCTTTATACTCAGGGAAGATACAAGGAAGTTGTTGATTTATGTGATTTCAGAATCGGTCGCAGCAGAAATTTAAGTAAGGCATGGTACTTAAAAGCCAAGGCTCTTACAAAACTGAATAAAATTGATGAGGCGATCAGTTCTTATAATACAGGTCTTTCAATAAATCCTCAGGATGAAATAATGCGTCTTGCCCTTGAACATCTTGTTGATAAAAAACTGAATCTTGAGGATTCAAGACGTGTTCAGTGGGAAAAATTCCATCTTGATAAGGCAGAGGATTATAAGCGTAACTTTGACGGACAGAGTGAGCGGTATGAATATCAGAAAGCGCTTGCTATAAATCCACTGGATCAGGATGCCAGACAGCGCTTTGCAGATATGCTTGAAAAGGAAGGCTTGTATGAGCTGTATCTTCATCAGCTGAAATTCATAAAGGAAAATTTTTACGACAGGCTTGAGGCTGATAAAAAGAAACAGACTTCAGAGAGTTCTCCTGTGAGGGAAAAGTCTGCACAGGAAATAAAGAATGATGATACTATAGCTTCACTTGAAAATCTTATGGAAGATAATCTGAGTGCAAGATGGAATGTTGATCCTTTTTATTTTGATAAGACACGATGGAAGCTGGGAATTTATTATGAAAAAACTACAGTGCAGCTTCTTCATCCGGATTCCGAGGAAATTCTTGCTTTAAGCGTAAAAAATATTTTTAACGGAGTTGCAGGTACTTCTGTTGAAGTAAAGTCTGATCCTGTTTCTGGTTATGGTGAAGCCTACAGGGCTGCCAGAACGGCGGGAATGGATTACTTTGTGATTATCAGAACTGATGAGACGGAACGTTCTTTTACTCTTGCAGCTGATGTTTACTCAGGAAGAACCGGTACTAAAACCGCAGACTTTCATATTTACAGGACTGGCAATGATCGTGTTGCAAAGGCTGTAAGACGTCTCAGAAGTGCTGTTCTTGATATTCTTCCTGTCCGGGGAAAAGTTCTGCAGATTGTAAACGGAACTATTCTTGTTGACCTTGGAAAAAGCGACGGTGTTGTAAAAGGATGTCAGTTTGATGTTGTTCGCAGAGGGCAGGTAACTACAAAGGATACAGGTCCCGGTGTTGTTTATAACGACAGTGCTGTTGTGGGTTCCTTTGTTGCAGAAAAAGTTGATGAAGAAATCTGTGAAGGAAAGTACACCAAGAAAGGTTTCTATGATACATTGAATCAGGATGATGAAGTTATTCTCGTTAAAGTTCCTGACAGTGATTCGGCTAAAAAAACGGACGCTGCCAATGAAACCCGGCCTGGTGCTGATAAGGACGGCGTACCCTCAACTCAGCAGGCAAAGACACTTGAGCGGGAATCTTTAAAAGAAAGTCTTAAGACTCCTCTTAAAGAAACTACGCTTATAAATCTTATAGAGCAGGTTCACTGA
- a CDS encoding ABC transporter permease codes for MMLSSRLRWIFFVSRRLTKIDRKGTSRLASLGICFGVMALIVVMSVMNGFQMTFIDAILEVSSYHVRVSDVKDEQVFLDWCSKNKKIKNVTPFYEAQGLFAVSSGEQCASLIRSIDAETALKDKEFMKELNIISGSFNLDSEDSIVIGNTIARSLGVNTGSRICIAAMSGSSDVSLISQSRIFTVRGVFYSGYPELNAAYSFVNLESGKNNFGKKAALNYGIKLYDSSGADSLMAQLSEEFPESKIQSWKEFNRSFFGVLRMEKNILFLMVLLIFLVVAINIYNGMKKLIYQRKTESALLEVFGAGESDLKKVFLLQGFVTGLKGAAAGLAIGLAVTSNMSSVFMAMAKVQYYFEYLSVRLVSPENLKYLAENSMFNVYARIPPRMELKEIMIIFMFGVLSSVAASFLAGRRLLKVSVAEVLRDE; via the coding sequence ATGATGCTTTCTTCCCGTTTGCGCTGGATTTTTTTTGTTTCAAGACGCCTCACGAAAATTGACAGAAAAGGAACATCCAGACTTGCTTCTTTAGGAATCTGTTTTGGTGTCATGGCTTTAATTGTTGTCATGAGTGTAATGAACGGTTTTCAGATGACTTTTATTGACGCCATCCTTGAGGTTTCTTCCTATCATGTCAGGGTATCTGATGTTAAGGATGAGCAAGTTTTTTTAGACTGGTGCAGTAAAAATAAGAAAATAAAAAATGTAACTCCTTTTTATGAAGCTCAGGGACTTTTTGCTGTCAGCTCAGGAGAACAGTGTGCCTCATTAATCAGAAGCATTGATGCAGAAACTGCCCTTAAGGATAAAGAGTTCATGAAGGAACTTAATATAATTTCCGGAAGTTTTAATCTTGATTCAGAAGATTCAATAGTAATCGGAAATACAATAGCCCGGTCTCTCGGCGTAAACACGGGAAGCAGGATATGCATTGCAGCAATGAGCGGTTCCAGTGATGTAAGCCTTATTTCTCAGTCAAGGATTTTTACTGTCAGGGGAGTTTTTTATTCAGGATATCCCGAGCTTAATGCTGCCTATTCATTTGTAAATCTTGAGAGCGGAAAAAATAATTTTGGAAAAAAAGCAGCCCTCAATTATGGAATAAAACTTTATGATTCATCAGGGGCAGACTCTCTTATGGCTCAGCTTTCCGAAGAATTTCCTGAAAGTAAAATTCAATCCTGGAAAGAGTTTAACAGAAGCTTTTTTGGCGTGCTTAGAATGGAAAAAAATATTCTGTTTTTAATGGTGCTTTTGATTTTTCTTGTGGTTGCAATAAACATTTATAACGGAATGAAAAAACTTATTTATCAGAGAAAGACAGAAAGTGCGCTTCTTGAAGTTTTTGGTGCAGGAGAGAGTGATCTGAAAAAAGTTTTCCTTCTGCAGGGCTTTGTTACTGGATTAAAAGGTGCAGCTGCCGGTCTTGCAATCGGACTTGCGGTTACTTCTAATATGTCTTCTGTTTTTATGGCAATGGCTAAAGTTCAGTATTATTTTGAATATCTTTCTGTAAGGCTTGTTTCTCCCGAAAATCTGAAATATCTTGCAGAAAATTCCATGTTTAATGTATATGCCCGTATACCGCCCCGCATGGAACTGAAGGAGATAATGATTATTTTTATGTTTGGAGTTTTATCTTCAGTTGCGGCTTCCTTCCTTGCTGGAAGAAGACTTCTAAAAGTATCTGTTGCAGAGGTGCTTCGTGATGAATGA
- a CDS encoding tetratricopeptide repeat protein, with product MRKLKLLFLLSAFITAAQTAAAQSQRPIVSGINTSPSAKKIIVSWHLPKKTEDSHITALLIYRNNRPFSSAEDLKNMKPVAKLSSESETYADTPEDYSEYFYTVISVTKEGSWTGSELYYDEELDAKQDESGGTPFYIILPGVNSTSEGTKLKRYSKKEAKPSVQESKKKKEYDNGQLRDQPLPYIDVLNNQGERKSSISEESENAALSLLGKNTSPAKKALEMYIFEDDLISPSGGDDYLLFEVLRKSFIKEDFNLAASELKKFLAQNRSENTASRASFYLGESYYYTGRYSSALSCFLSVEEKYPALAHKWIESTLNLFNTEDQ from the coding sequence ATGAGAAAATTAAAACTACTTTTTTTACTGTCAGCTTTTATAACGGCAGCACAGACCGCAGCAGCTCAGTCTCAGCGGCCCATAGTATCAGGAATAAATACCTCTCCATCTGCAAAAAAAATAATCGTATCATGGCACCTTCCAAAAAAAACGGAAGATTCCCATATAACAGCCCTCCTCATTTACAGAAACAACAGGCCTTTTTCGTCAGCAGAAGACCTTAAGAACATGAAGCCGGTTGCAAAACTTTCTTCAGAATCAGAAACCTATGCAGATACTCCGGAAGACTATTCTGAATATTTTTACACTGTAATTTCAGTAACAAAAGAAGGCAGCTGGACCGGCAGTGAACTGTACTACGATGAGGAACTTGACGCTAAACAGGATGAGTCCGGAGGAACGCCGTTTTACATAATACTTCCGGGAGTTAATTCAACTTCTGAAGGAACAAAACTGAAAAGATACTCAAAGAAAGAAGCAAAGCCATCCGTTCAGGAATCAAAAAAGAAAAAAGAATATGACAACGGGCAGCTTAGGGATCAGCCCCTTCCTTACATAGACGTACTTAACAATCAGGGAGAAAGAAAAAGTTCAATCTCTGAGGAATCAGAAAATGCAGCACTTTCTCTTTTAGGAAAAAATACGTCTCCGGCAAAAAAAGCACTGGAAATGTACATCTTTGAAGATGACCTGATAAGTCCGTCCGGCGGTGATGACTACCTGCTTTTTGAAGTTTTGAGGAAATCCTTCATAAAGGAAGACTTTAACCTTGCTGCATCTGAATTAAAGAAATTCCTTGCCCAGAACAGATCTGAAAATACTGCTTCAAGGGCAAGTTTTTATCTTGGAGAATCTTACTATTACACGGGAAGGTATTCTTCAGCACTGTCCTGCTTTCTTTCCGTTGAAGAAAAATATCCCGCACTTGCACATAAATGGATAGAAAGCACCCTTAACCTTTTCAATACAGAAGATCAGTGA
- a CDS encoding UvrB/UvrC motif-containing protein, with translation MICDFCHEREAVIFLEQTTMNGQKRKVNICTECALERGITSDPSSISSSIGNLFKELANISKKIAAQDSKMCPVCGTSLGSIRKTGKAGCPECYAIFKDEIKKYLELKGISGSYTGSMPARLASFHSVLTDRIALQNKLNAALEKEDYEKAAMYRDYLKALEKTSVSGTEDSTFWREDDEN, from the coding sequence ATGATTTGTGATTTTTGTCATGAAAGGGAAGCTGTAATATTTTTAGAGCAGACTACTATGAACGGTCAGAAGCGTAAGGTTAATATATGTACAGAGTGTGCTCTTGAACGGGGAATTACTTCAGATCCGTCTTCAATCAGCTCTTCCATCGGCAATCTTTTTAAGGAACTGGCTAATATTTCAAAAAAAATAGCAGCTCAGGACAGTAAAATGTGTCCTGTATGCGGTACGAGTCTCGGCAGTATAAGAAAAACCGGTAAAGCCGGCTGTCCTGAATGTTATGCTATCTTTAAGGATGAAATAAAAAAATATCTTGAACTGAAAGGAATTTCCGGTTCTTATACGGGAAGCATGCCTGCGCGTCTTGCAAGTTTTCATTCAGTTCTTACAGACAGAATTGCACTTCAGAATAAGCTTAATGCAGCTCTTGAAAAAGAAGACTATGAAAAGGCTGCCATGTACAGGGATTATTTAAAGGCGCTGGAAAAGACATCTGTTTCTGGAACGGAAGACAGTACCTTCTGGAGGGAAGATGATGAAAACTGA
- the ftsY gene encoding signal recognition particle-docking protein FtsY: MSKLSFGQKLKSLFGLYKGAGDDFFEELTDALIEGDLGAKTAVEVVDALEKKCRSEKISGEEVVAAELKQMLLSYIKSIDFMPEPSKVNVYMLLGVNGVGKTTTAAKMAKLYSEKGVNVVLSASDTFRAAAVDQISMHGEKLGIRVVRHQMGSDPSSVVFDACESVRASGGGLVIADTAGRLHNKENLVNELKKIDRVASSKADEGCYKKILVIDATTGQNAVRQAEVFHEAVGVDAVVITKYDSTAKGGEVVTIGKEFGIPVLFVCTGEKYENISGMNCEKYIDEFMTAKQV; encoded by the coding sequence ATGTCTAAGTTATCTTTTGGTCAGAAATTAAAATCTTTATTCGGATTGTACAAGGGTGCAGGAGATGATTTTTTTGAGGAACTGACAGATGCCCTTATCGAGGGAGATCTGGGGGCAAAAACTGCAGTTGAAGTTGTAGATGCTTTAGAAAAAAAATGCCGTTCAGAAAAAATATCCGGAGAAGAGGTCGTAGCTGCTGAATTGAAACAGATGCTTCTTTCTTATATTAAAAGCATAGATTTTATGCCTGAACCTTCAAAAGTTAACGTGTACATGCTTTTGGGAGTTAATGGTGTTGGAAAAACCACAACAGCTGCTAAAATGGCAAAACTGTATTCTGAAAAGGGAGTGAATGTTGTTCTTTCTGCATCTGATACATTCCGTGCCGCAGCAGTTGATCAGATTTCAATGCATGGAGAAAAACTTGGGATCCGTGTCGTCAGGCATCAGATGGGCAGTGATCCGAGTTCTGTAGTTTTTGATGCCTGTGAATCAGTACGTGCTTCCGGAGGCGGTCTTGTTATTGCTGATACGGCTGGTCGCCTTCATAATAAAGAGAATCTTGTGAATGAATTAAAGAAGATAGACAGAGTTGCATCATCAAAAGCAGATGAAGGATGCTATAAAAAAATTCTTGTAATTGATGCAACTACAGGTCAGAATGCCGTACGTCAGGCAGAAGTATTCCATGAAGCCGTAGGCGTGGATGCTGTTGTCATCACAAAATATGATTCCACTGCAAAAGGCGGTGAAGTTGTTACCATAGGCAAGGAGTTCGGCATACCGGTGCTTTTTGTGTGTACCGGTGAAAAATATGAGAATATTTCCGGCATGAACTGTGAAAAATATATAGATGAATTTATGACTGCAAAACAGGTCTGA
- the ybeY gene encoding rRNA maturation RNase YbeY: protein MANRILVDVEENYPVPSWLDKIEPFTSRVLEKCGYDGQEVSVLFCSDSFIQNLNSEYRGIDSPTDVLSFENGETYSDEDGTQWFAAGDIVISLDTLPKNAEYFEVDQEEELKRLIVHGLLHLNGYDHGEEHVEKGKEPDCEMLVLQKKIMEELKDEHIF from the coding sequence ATGGCAAATAGAATACTTGTTGATGTTGAGGAAAATTATCCGGTTCCTTCGTGGCTGGATAAAATTGAACCTTTTACTTCCAGAGTTCTTGAAAAATGTGGATATGACGGACAGGAAGTTTCCGTACTGTTCTGTTCGGATTCGTTCATTCAGAATTTGAATTCAGAGTACAGGGGAATTGATTCTCCTACAGATGTATTGAGTTTTGAGAACGGAGAGACCTATTCTGATGAAGATGGAACACAGTGGTTTGCTGCCGGCGATATTGTAATCAGCCTTGATACTCTTCCTAAAAATGCAGAATATTTTGAAGTTGATCAGGAAGAAGAATTAAAAAGACTTATCGTTCACGGACTATTGCATCTGAACGGTTATGATCATGGAGAAGAGCATGTAGAAAAAGGAAAGGAGCCTGACTGCGAGATGCTTGTTCTTCAAAAGAAGATTATGGAAGAATTAAAGGACGAACATATTTTTTAA
- a CDS encoding hemolysin family protein, whose amino-acid sequence MGLFGFGKKKEKKHRVETVESLQEEILAEEKSDMIQGVEDLSETTVKEVMIPRIDVDFISLGSTDEEVIAKIVKSGHSRFPVYSGSIDNVIGVLYVKDLIVKFSEHSELNLEKTIRKAYFVPESKRIDVLLREFKRRHVHIAIAIDEYGGMSGIVCMEDIIEEIVGDIQDEFDNERADIVSLSDNIWICDARTSLDDLNEEIHSNFPTEDFDTLGGFVFDLFGKIPVKFEKVNWKNYDFIVQEMEGHKVNVIKIICHDS is encoded by the coding sequence ATGGGACTATTTGGATTTGGTAAAAAGAAAGAAAAAAAACACAGGGTAGAGACCGTTGAATCTCTTCAGGAAGAAATTCTTGCTGAAGAAAAAAGTGATATGATTCAGGGGGTTGAGGATTTAAGCGAGACTACCGTTAAAGAAGTTATGATTCCCCGTATTGACGTTGATTTTATTTCTCTGGGCAGTACGGATGAAGAAGTAATTGCTAAGATCGTAAAAAGCGGACATTCAAGATTTCCTGTATATTCCGGTTCAATTGATAATGTAATCGGGGTGCTTTACGTAAAAGACCTTATCGTTAAATTCAGCGAGCACTCAGAGCTTAACCTGGAAAAAACTATACGCAAGGCATATTTTGTTCCTGAAAGCAAACGTATTGATGTACTGCTGCGTGAATTCAAGAGGCGGCATGTACACATTGCCATTGCAATTGACGAGTACGGCGGAATGAGCGGTATTGTCTGCATGGAAGATATTATAGAAGAAATTGTCGGAGACATTCAGGATGAGTTTGATAACGAAAGGGCTGACATTGTTTCTTTAAGCGATAATATCTGGATCTGTGATGCCAGAACTTCTCTTGATGATCTTAATGAAGAGATACATTCTAATTTTCCGACAGAGGATTTTGATACACTGGGTGGTTTTGTATTTGATCTGTTCGGAAAGATTCCTGTTAAGTTTGAAAAAGTAAACTGGAAAAATTACGATTTTATCGTACAGGAAATGGAAGGACATAAAGTTAACGTTATAAAAATTATTTGCCATGATTCATAA
- a CDS encoding ABC transporter ATP-binding protein, with protein MNELILDVNGLKKSYVTPVENLVIFEDLDLQVFKGESVVIAGKSGSGKSTLLNIIGGLDHSDSGSVIMNGCDISKLKESELTAFRQKVLGFVFQFHHLLKDFTALENIFLPAYMAGMSKKNAMEKARALLADVGLSERASHLPAELSGGERQRVAVARALINDPQIVLADEPTGNLDPENAVLIGELLFNITRQYQKTLIMVTHDMNLAKKGSVRYFLENKKLNRE; from the coding sequence ATGAATGAATTAATTCTTGATGTTAACGGATTAAAAAAATCTTATGTTACTCCCGTAGAAAATCTTGTAATTTTTGAAGATTTAGATCTTCAGGTATTTAAGGGAGAAAGTGTCGTTATTGCCGGAAAAAGCGGCAGCGGAAAATCAACCCTTCTTAATATAATCGGAGGGCTGGATCATTCTGATTCTGGAAGCGTCATAATGAATGGCTGTGATATTTCAAAACTAAAAGAAAGTGAACTTACCGCTTTCAGACAGAAAGTGCTTGGATTTGTTTTTCAGTTTCATCATCTTTTAAAAGATTTTACAGCTCTTGAAAATATTTTTCTTCCTGCATACATGGCCGGAATGAGTAAAAAAAATGCAATGGAAAAAGCCAGGGCTCTTCTTGCTGATGTAGGACTTTCAGAAAGGGCATCTCATCTTCCTGCAGAACTTTCAGGGGGAGAAAGGCAGAGGGTTGCAGTTGCACGTGCTCTTATAAATGATCCTCAGATTGTACTGGCTGATGAGCCTACAGGTAATCTTGATCCTGAAAATGCTGTCCTGATCGGAGAACTTTTGTTTAATATTACGCGACAGTATCAGAAGACTCTTATAATGGTCACCCATGATATGAATCTTGCAAAAAAAGGCAGCGTCAGATATTTTCTTGAAAATAAAAAACTGAACAGGGAGTAA
- a CDS encoding FtsX-like permease family protein, translating into MKLAASFFYAKRILFPRAEEGRDLLGRKSLKGAMLCIGISLVPLIAVLVISESMIDGMTGRMIHLATGDLQVQYDSLSSHASGEEEFLTAAESLKKVDGVLQVMPEVRSEALASSAGIRTGAVIRGIERNVFKDNSYFSSLFDVIEGSADLSENRSAVISSKMAEILSLKPGDNVTLITVNSSGGRMTPKASVFKVRGIVSSGYQELDQLWVFISVSDAFSALASSGRQYFVNISTSDPFSPELDRVLHNVDSFLKADRENSFINLSSVYTWKELNASQTENFSSTKVMLLLVMLFIVLVAGINISSALVMIVMERSREIAILKSTGASSSGIALAFIITGLGCGAGGIIIGLPAGLFAAVNINHIITGIERMVNFITRLHSGEKFHLLNPAYYIQKIEVEVPFEELVFIVFFTLFLSFAVSVFPALRAAKEKPMDTLRKN; encoded by the coding sequence ATGAAACTAGCTGCCAGTTTTTTTTATGCAAAAAGAATTTTATTTCCCCGTGCAGAGGAAGGCCGGGATCTTCTCGGAAGAAAGAGTCTTAAGGGGGCAATGCTTTGCATAGGCATAAGCCTTGTTCCCCTTATTGCAGTTCTTGTGATAAGTGAAAGCATGATTGACGGAATGACGGGACGCATGATTCATCTTGCAACAGGTGATCTTCAGGTTCAGTATGATTCCTTATCTTCTCATGCTTCAGGTGAAGAAGAATTTTTAACTGCAGCAGAGTCTTTAAAAAAAGTAGATGGAGTTCTTCAGGTTATGCCGGAGGTCAGGAGTGAGGCTCTTGCATCTTCCGCTGGAATAAGGACTGGAGCGGTTATACGCGGTATAGAAAGAAATGTTTTTAAGGATAATTCATATTTCAGTTCTCTTTTTGATGTTATTGAGGGCAGTGCAGACCTTTCAGAGAACAGGAGTGCAGTGATAAGTTCTAAAATGGCAGAAATACTTTCCCTGAAGCCCGGTGATAATGTAACTCTTATAACCGTTAATTCTTCAGGAGGACGAATGACACCTAAAGCCAGCGTGTTTAAGGTGCGCGGCATCGTCTCTTCCGGTTATCAGGAACTTGATCAGCTCTGGGTATTTATTTCTGTCTCTGATGCATTTTCTGCCCTTGCTTCTTCCGGCAGGCAGTATTTTGTTAATATTTCGACTTCAGATCCGTTTTCTCCTGAACTGGACAGAGTTTTGCATAATGTTGACAGTTTTCTTAAGGCGGACCGGGAGAATTCTTTTATAAATCTGTCTTCCGTTTATACATGGAAAGAACTGAATGCTTCTCAGACAGAAAATTTTTCTTCCACAAAGGTAATGCTTCTGCTGGTAATGCTGTTTATCGTTCTTGTAGCGGGAATAAACATCAGCTCGGCTCTGGTAATGATTGTAATGGAGCGTTCAAGAGAAATTGCAATATTAAAAAGTACGGGAGCTTCTTCTTCAGGAATTGCGCTTGCATTTATAATTACAGGACTTGGCTGCGGAGCAGGGGGAATTATCATCGGACTTCCTGCAGGCCTTTTTGCAGCTGTGAACATAAATCATATAATTACAGGAATTGAACGTATGGTAAATTTTATTACGCGTCTGCATTCCGGTGAAAAGTTTCATCTGCTGAATCCTGCTTATTATATTCAGAAAATTGAAGTAGAAGTACCTTTTGAAGAACTTGTGTTTATTGTATTTTTTACGCTGTTTCTGTCTTTTGCGGTATCTGTTTTTCCTGCACTGAGGGCTGCAAAAGAAAAACCGATGGATACTTTGCGTAAAAACTGA
- the prfB gene encoding peptide chain release factor 2, producing the protein MLEDLKEPVEQLKKDIDDVWSRLNPEEIRGKIAEKEALTTAEGFWDDNDKATKVMNDIKMLKGRIEPWEELRKASDDMLTLYELGMEEGDQGLESELKEMYEKAKAEFDHQSILNLLSDEVDKNDCFLSVHAGAGGTEACDWTFMLSRMYQRWAERHGYKVEVLSQEEAEGGLKSINMKISGPYVFGYTKGEAGVHRLVRISPFDANARRHTSFASVYVFPVLDDSIEVNIDPKDLRVDTYRSGGKGGQHVNKTESAVRFTHLPTGIVVACDSERSQLMNRATAMSILRSRLYEYYKEQQEKENSKFAGEKKDISFGSQIRSYVFQPYTMVKDHRTKYSVGNIQGVMDGDIDGFLDSYLSAKWKGVASDGDDDDDIGED; encoded by the coding sequence ATGCTTGAAGATTTAAAAGAACCTGTTGAACAATTGAAAAAGGATATTGACGATGTATGGTCCCGTCTTAATCCGGAAGAAATCCGCGGTAAAATCGCAGAAAAAGAAGCCCTTACGACAGCGGAAGGTTTCTGGGATGACAATGATAAAGCCACAAAAGTAATGAATGATATTAAAATGCTTAAGGGGCGGATTGAACCGTGGGAAGAACTCCGCAAAGCTTCTGATGACATGCTTACTCTTTATGAACTTGGCATGGAAGAAGGAGATCAGGGACTTGAGTCTGAGCTTAAAGAAATGTATGAGAAGGCTAAGGCTGAATTTGATCACCAGAGTATTCTTAATCTTCTTTCTGATGAAGTTGATAAAAATGACTGCTTTCTTTCCGTACATGCAGGTGCCGGTGGAACGGAAGCCTGTGACTGGACATTCATGCTTTCCCGCATGTACCAGAGATGGGCAGAACGTCACGGCTATAAAGTCGAGGTACTTTCTCAGGAAGAAGCAGAAGGCGGCTTAAAATCAATTAACATGAAAATATCCGGTCCTTATGTGTTTGGATACACAAAGGGAGAAGCCGGAGTTCACCGTCTTGTACGTATTTCACCTTTTGATGCGAATGCAAGGCGTCATACATCGTTTGCATCTGTGTATGTATTTCCGGTACTTGATGATTCCATTGAAGTTAACATCGATCCTAAAGATCTCCGCGTTGATACATACCGTTCCGGCGGAAAGGGTGGACAGCATGTTAATAAGACAGAGTCTGCCGTTCGCTTTACTCACCTCCCGACAGGAATTGTTGTTGCCTGTGACAGTGAAAGGAGCCAGCTTATGAACAGGGCAACTGCAATGAGCATTCTCCGCTCAAGACTGTATGAGTATTATAAAGAACAGCAGGAAAAGGAGAATTCAAAATTTGCCGGAGAGAAAAAAGATATTTCTTTTGGAAGTCAGATCCGTTCTTACGTATTCCAGCCGTACACAATGGTAAAGGATCACCGCACCAAGTATTCAGTTGGAAATATTCAGGGTGTAATGGATGGTGATATTGACGGCTTCCTTGATTCATATCTCAGTGCCAAATGGAAGGGTGTAGCTTCTGACGGCGATGACGATGATGATATTGGTGAAGACTGA